The Brachionichthys hirsutus isolate HB-005 chromosome 3, CSIRO-AGI_Bhir_v1, whole genome shotgun sequence genome has a window encoding:
- the sall3a gene encoding sal-like protein 3, producing MSRRKQAKPQHLKSDEDPALAGVVSAHARGEVLDDADSGNESRSGSEETHVCEKCCAEFFKWSDFCEHLKNCTQKPLVLIVNDNEDTPNPSQEYSTEPSPVPSCSSEQDDSEDPREGNQSSAGEGDDIPETVTLNEVNVLEKEDEQMELEFSPEKNMDPEERDLTSPEPDGSLPHLDDVLPSTVTSYTMPSTNVTLETLHGTRVAVAQFSQSVRAAVGNGVSTMAIPMILDQLMALQQQQIHQLQLIEQIRSQVALMNRQSASQPALNHHQSNAAGSQGHAPSCVPAVASQLQLHNLITPPVHQLPVRLPATLNGQGPSPLTSAGEGLLAHAPQSGSQPSNSSNPSTSSNNSVFPPHRGSGLSSLLPSFSSSAMNSNISTSCSVTGVGGIISSSALPRNSTTPPSLGHSSLLSSASSLPLIPHSSSSSVIFPNPLASIAATANALDPLAALMKHRKGKPPNVSVFDTKPSSEDPFFKHKCRFCAKVFGSDSALQIHLRSHTGERPFKCNICGNRFSTKGNLKVHFQRHKEKYPHIQMNPYPVPEYLDNVPTSSGIPYGMSLPPEKPVTTWLDSKPVLPTVPTSVGLQLPPTLSSMIGGFGESPSITPLNRSPQRPSPPSSECASLSPNIVTDSGLTTISLSPKSSLGNDAPPLLKPEGVLLPPSCSTRPGENTTTTTTVTQVVFPSNITSTTSSNSGQMSEPVTSPNSISNSVSHPVLPMLSDQFKAKFPFGGLLDSMQTSETSKLQQLVENIDKKMTDPNQCVICHRVLSCQSALKMHYRIHTGERPFKCKICGRAFTTKGNLKTHFGVHRSKPPLRVQHSCPICQKKFTNAVVLQQHIRMHMGGQIPNTPVPESMQEMDTDLPHDEKSFDAMSNYDDDLLDEMEQAMDDEADFKDLEMDPLKPYSPGSSPPTSIISSIAAMENQMKMIDSTANMTRSFGQRFTQNGSIFGGETDCFATDSLFMGGDTEGQSLGSPALSESSGSMQHLSPAHSHSESQLSKSPATLNNINHSNATTAEEGPENNTAGLATVKSEKSETPSPLSGTEGTGALDLTATQPGRHFIKEESHFNMLFLNRDRGLSTPNLASTASNMIKMEMNGHGRSLSNNSHMPVSIQVPAAVPQTTMSPSINPMLAPPPPRRTPKQHNCHSCGKNFSSASALQIHERTHTGEKPFACSICGRAFTTKGNLKVHMGTHMWNNAPARRGRRLSVENPMALLGGDAMKFSEMFQKDLAARAMNVDPGFWNQYAAAITNGLAMKNNEISVIQNGGIAQLPVSLGGSGITSLGAMPGGLDRAHRGRSPPMTGMEKAGLDVGASRPFSRFMEENKEIGIN from the exons ATGTCCCGACGCAAGCAAGCCAAGCCGCAGCACCTCAAGTCGGACGAGGATCCCGCACTCGCCGGGGTTGTCTCCGCGCACG CCCGAGGGGAAGTGCTGGATGATGCCGACAGTGGGAATGAGAGCCGCAGTGGCAGCGAGGAGACACATGTATGTGAGAAGTGTTGTGCTGAGTTCTTCAAGTGGTCTGACTTCTGTGAACATTTAAAGAATTGCACCCAAAAACCCCTGGTGCTCATAGTGAATGATAATGAAGACACACCTAACCCCTCCCAAGAGTACTCTACAGAGCCCTCCCCAGTCCCCAGCTGCTCCAGCGAGCAAGATGACAGCGAGGACCCCAGGGAAGGCAACCAGAGTTCTGCTGGTGAGGGGGATGACATCCCAGAGACAGTGACCTTAAATGAGGTCAATGTCTTAGAAAAGGAGGATGAGCAGATGGAACTTGAGTTTTCGCCTGAAAAAAATATGGATCCCGAAGAGAGAGACCTGACATCCCCCGAGCCAGACGGCTCTCTACCTCATCTCGATGATGTCCTTCCTTCCACTGTTACGAGCTACACCATGCCCAGCACCAATGTTACCTTGGAGACTCTGCATGGCACTCGGGTTGCAGTTGCTCAGTTTTCACAGAGCGTGAGGGCAGCAGTGGGCAACGGGGTTTCCACCATGGCTATTCCCATGATCCTCGACCAGTTGATggccctccagcagcagcagatacaTCAGCTCCAGCTGATCGAACAAATTCGTAGTCAGGTGGCGTTGATGAACAGGCAATCTGCCTCGCAGCCTGCTCTCAACCACCATCAAAGCAATGCTGCTGGAAGCCAGGGCCATGCACCCTCCTGTGTTCCTGCTGTTGCAAGTCAGCTTCAGTTACACAACTTAATCACACCCCCTGTCCATCAGCTGCCAGTTAGGCTGCCAGCCACTCTCAATGGTCAAGGCCCTTCACCCTTGACCTCAGCAGGAGAAGGGCTTCTCGCTCATGCACCACAAAGTGGCAGTCAGCCATCTAACTCTTCGAACCCCAGCACATCCTCCAATAACTCTGTATTTCCTCCGCACAGAGGTAGTGGATTGTCATCTCTACTTCCCTCTTTCTCATCCTCAGCCATGAACAGCAACATTAGCACTAGTTGTAGTGTCACAGGAGTGGGAGGTATCATTAGCAGCTCAGCTCTTCCCAGGAACTCCACCACTCCTCCCTCACTCGGTCACAGCAGCCTCCTGAGCTCTGCCTCCAGTCTACCGCTGATACCTCACAGCTCTTCCAGCAGTGTTATCTTCCCCAACCCACTGGCCAGCATAGCAGCCACAGCCAATGCACTTGACCCCCTCGCTGCTCTGATGAAGCACCGCAAGGGGAAGCCCCcaaatgtgtctgtgtttgacaCCAAGCCCAGTTCTGAGGACCCATTCTTCAAGCATAAGTGTCGGTTCTGTGCCAAGGTGTTCGGCAGCGACAGTGCCCTACAGATCCACCTGCGTTCCCACACTGGAGAAAGGCCCTTCAAATGCAACATATGTGGCAACCGTTTCTCCACCAAGGGAAATCTGAAAGTACACTTCCAGAGGCACAAAGAGAAATACCCACATATTCAGATGAACCCCTACCCTGTTCCCGAGTACCTGGACAATGTGCCCACAAGCTCAGGCATCCCATATGGAATGTCTTTGCCACCAGAAAAACCTGTCACCACATGGCTAGACAGCAAACCTGTCCTCCCCACGGTTCCCACTTCAGTCGGGCTCCAACTGCCTCCCACGTTGTCAAGTATGATCGGAGGTTTTGGGGAGTCTCCTAGCATTACCCCACTCAACAGGTCCCCTCAGAGGCCCTCTCCACCATCCAGCGAGTGTGCATCTTTGTCCCCTAATATCGTCACTGACTCTGGTCTAACCACTATTTcactgtccccaaaatccagcCTAGGAAATGATGCACCTCCTCTCTTGAAACCCGAAGGAGTTCTTCTGCCTCCAAGCTGCTCTACGAGGCCGGGAGAGAACACAACCACCACAACTACAGTAACTCAAGTGGTCTTTCCCTCTAATATCACTTCCACAACATCATCAAACAGCGGTCAAATGTCTGAACCTGTCACGAGCCCCAACTCCATTTCTAACTCCGTTTCTCATCCTGTCCTTCCCATGCTCTCAGATCAGTTCAAGGCCAAGTTCCCTTTTGGGGGCCTGCTTGACTCTATGCAAACATCAGAAACGTCAAAATTGCAGCAGCTTGTTGAGAATATTGACAAGAAAATGACCGACCCAAACCAGTGTGTCATCTGTCACCGTGTTCTGAGCTGTCAGAGTGCTCTCAAGATGCACTACCgcatccacactggtgagaggcCTTTCAAGTGCAAGATATGTGGGCGGGCGTTCACCACCAAGGGGAACCTGAAAACACACTTTGGTGTCCACAGATCCAAACCCCCACTTCGAGTCCAGCACTCCTGCCCTATATGTCAGAAGAAGTTCACCAATGCTGTTGTTTTGCAGCAGCATATTCGTATGCACATGGGAGGGCAGATCCCCAACACTCCGGTCCCTGAAAGCATGCAGGAGATGGACACTGACCTCCCACATGATGAGAAGAGCTTTGATGCAATGAGTAATTATGATGACGACCTTCTGGATGAAATGGAGCAGGCAATGGATGATGAAGCTGACTTTAAGGATCTCGAAATGGACCCATTGAAACCTTATTCACCTGGGAGCTCCCCACCGACTTCCATCATTTCCAGCATTGCTGCAATGGAAAATCAGATGAAGATGATCGACTCCACTGCCAACATGACCCGTTCATTTGGTCAAAGGTTTACACAGAACGGCAGCATCTTTGGTGGAGAGACGGATTGCTTTGCTACTGATTCCCTGTTTATGGGGGGGGATACTGAAGGTCAAAGCCTGGGGAGCCCCGCTTTGTCTGAGTCCTCTGGCTCCATGCAGCATTTGTCCCCAGCTCACAGCCATTCAGAAAGCCAGCTATCGAAGTCTCCAGCTACACTCAACAATATCAACCACAGCAATGCTACGACAGCAGAGGAGGGCCCGGAGAACAATACGGCTGGTTTGGCAACTGTGAAGTCGGAAAAATCTGAGACCCCATCTCCGCTGTCAGGAACTGAAGGCACGGGGGCCCTTGACCTGACTGCCACTCAACCTGGCAGGCACTTTATCAAGGAGGAGAGCCACTTCAACATGCTGTTTCTAAATAGAGATCGAG GGCTGAGCACTCCTAATCTGGCTAGCACTGCATCGAATATGatcaaaatggaaatgaatggaCATGGGAGGTCTCTGAGCAACAACTCCCACATGCCTGTGAGCATCCAGGTTCCTGCTGCAGTGCCCCAGACCACTATGAGCCCCAGCATCAACCCAATGTTGGCTCCCCCACCTCCTCGACGTACTCCTAAGCAGCACAACTGCCACTCCTGTGGGAAGAACTTTTCCTCAGCGAGTGCTCTGCAAATCcatgagcgcacacacactggggAAAAACCTTTTGCCTGCTCTATTTGTGGAAGGGCTTTCACCACAAAGGGCAATCTGAAG GTTCACATGGGAACACACATGTGGAACAACGCTCCAGCCCGACGGGGTCGCCGACTATCTGTGGAGAATCCCATGGCCCTGCTGGGCGGGGATGCCATGAAGTTCAGCGAGATGTTCCAGAAGGATCTGGCAGCTCGGGCAATGAACGTCGACCCGGGCTTCTGGAACCAGTACGCAGCCGCCATCACCAACGGTCTGGCCATGAAGAACAATGAGATCTCTGTGATCCAAAATGGAGGCATCGCACAGCTGCCTGTTAGCCTTGGCGGTTCAGGAATCACTTCTTTGGGAGCCATGCCGGGAGGACTGGACCGTGCTCACCGCGGCAGAAGCCCTCCTATGACGGGTATGGAGAAGGCTGGTTTGGATGTCGGGGCCAGTCGCCCCTTCTCCAGATTTATGGAGGAGAACAAAGAGATTGGTATCAATTGA